One part of the Lycium ferocissimum isolate CSIRO_LF1 chromosome 8, AGI_CSIRO_Lferr_CH_V1, whole genome shotgun sequence genome encodes these proteins:
- the LOC132066384 gene encoding nifU-like protein 3, chloroplastic: MFAISTQTPGLKPTASSSANYSSERLSPASTSFQKRCGSQGSPFSSKQSSFLRGQFHVRRFLGLNRTGRRRKNAGVVVSPTCVLPLTEENVEKVLDLVRPGLMADGGNVVLHEIDGLVVVLKLQGACGSCPSSTMTLKMGIETRLRDKIPEIMAVEQILDSETGLQLNEENIEKLLGEIRPYLVGAGGGELELVQINDYIVKVRLSGPAASVMTVRVALTQKLRDAIPVIAAVQLIE, from the exons ATGTTTGCAATTTCAACGCAAACGCCAGGTCTCAAACCCACGGCGTCATCATCAGCTAACTATTCATCAGAACGGTTGTCTCCTGCCTCCACTTCCTTTCAAAAG CGCTGTGGTTCACAAGGCAGTCCATTTTCGTCAAAGCAAAGTTCTTTTCTAAGAGGTCAATTTCATGTTAGACGCTTCCTTGGACTCAATCGAACCGgacgaagaagaaaaaatgcAG GTGTTGTGGTATCACCAACTTGTGTTCTTCCACTTACCGAAGAAAATGTTGAGAAGGTTCTAGATTTAGTCAGGCCAGGCCTAATGGCAGATGGAGGGAATGTGGTACTACACGAGATCGATGGCCTAGTTGTAGTTCTTAAGCTTCAAGGAGCATGTGGATCTTGTCCAAGTTCAACAATGACACTTAAAATGGGAATTGAAACTCGTCTTCGGGACAAAATCCCTGAAATAATGGCAGTAGAGCAGATTCTTGACTCTGAGACTGGTCTGCAGTTAAATGAGGAAAATATTGAAAAG CTTCTTGGAGAGATTAGACCATACTTGGTAGGCGCCGGTGGTGGAGAACTGGAGCTTGTTCAGATTAACGACTACATTGTTAAGGTTCGGCTGAGTGGACCGGCGGCATCTGTGATGACAGTTCGTGTAGCTCTTACTCAAAAGTTGAGAGATGCAATACCAGTTATTGCTGCTGTTCAGTTGATAGAATGA